The Nocardia spumae nucleotide sequence CGAAGCGAACGACAGTCGAGGTAGGACGGCTTCGACATCGGGCTAAGCCAATGAGGTTGTCAGGGGTTAGCGGGTCCAGGTGGCTTTGCCGAAGGGACGATCACCGCATCGACGTCGGCCGCGCGGACCTGATCAGGCAACGGGCAGCAACGAACCGCCGGCCAAATGAGCGCATAGCCCAGATGCCTCGCCAGGCGCTGGACCTGGCGCACGATCCAGTCTGGCGCGACGGGTGACATCGGGGGGTCGATCCACGCGAGAGCCGTAGGCGGAACCTCATTGCGCACACCTTCTTGTCCCGTGATGCCGCGCGTGTTCGGATCGTCAGCAAGCTCTCGACCGGCGGCGATAGCGTCCTTACATCGCTCAGCGTATACGAAGATACGTATACGGACAAGACAGTTTCGCCGCGCTGACCAGCGAGTTTGACCTTTCTCGCCCTTCGTATACGCAAAATCCTTGTGCGCATACGCAACTACGTTACGATGAATCCATCGCCGCTACCGATGAGGCGAGATTCGAAAGAACCCAGACGCAAGGAGATTCAGTCATGGCGCTCAAAGATCTGCGTTTCAACGTCGCGTTCAACGAAGCCTTCGAGAAGGGCCTCGTCCTGGTCGGCGAGATCGAGCGGACACCGAGTACACCAGAACCGCAACGCTCCGGCTCGTCAGAAGGTCGACCCGTGACGGGTCTGCGGCAGTGGAAGGCCACCGCCACCAACCCGGCCGAGACGAACCCGAAGAAGTCGAGCATTCAGGTGATCTTCCTGGCCGACGTGGCTCCGGTGCCCTCGACTCCGGAGGTGCTGCCCGGCATGCGCTCGATCGTGCTCGAGAACGTGACCCTTCAGCCGAAGGTCACCGGTCAGGGCGAGTTCAAGACCCTGGGCTGGACGGTGCGGGCTACCGGCATCGCGGGCGACAACTCCGGCGCCAAAGTCCCCGCGGCCGATCCGGGTGCGACTCGTCCGGCGCGTGGCGACGCGAAGGCTGCGTGATCGCCGTGTCGTTCATCAGCGCACACATCAGCAAGTTCGATGGCACGAGGCCGAGTACTGCCCGGCGCGCGGACACCGCATCGGGGCCGATCCGGGCCTCGGGTGAGCGTGGAGATGAACCACGAGGCCATCGGGTATGCGCGGCTGTATCTGTCGATCGAGGATGCTCGCACCCTCGCTGAGCAGCTGCCGCAGATCCTGATGATGCACGACGTGGCGGAGCGGCTGGCAGCGGAGAAGGCTGCCTGATGTTCACGCCTGAGCGGGGAATGCGTGCGGCGCGGGTGTTCGCGGTCTGGTGATCGTGGGCGTCGGCGCTGCCGCTTTCCAGGCTGTCGTTCGCCACGGTGCGGGATCTGGCCAAACTGGCTCATAGTGCCGTGCGTCGGATGCGTGGCTGTTCCCATCTAGAATACATCGACGGCACCATCGGTTCAGGCCACCCCGCACGGCCAGCTATTGGTCTGGCCAAATCCGCCGAACGAAGGTTCATCACCTGTGTTCTGGTGGTCGGGGCGCTGGGTGTCGGTGGCTGGGCAACAGCCACCACGCCGTAGCCCGCCAGGCAAGAGACTACCCTGAGGGCTGTGCGCGATCGTCGCGGCCATCGCCCCGATATCGCTGCTCGTAGACACCCACGGCCTGCCAGTGCAGGTTCCGGTGCCGCCAAACATGAATCGGCTCCCGCCGCTGCGGTGGCCGAGTTCGAACATAGTGCTCCCGCCGCTTGCGAAGGTACGACCGCGAAACTGTGGAAGCCCAGAACCTGCCGCGGCCCTGCCCGTGATGGTGCCTTCTGTGCCTGCGGTGGCTGTGGCGCAACCGATTCCTGTTTCTCGACCCGCGCAGCGTTGCTGCCGGTGTCCGTCCCGATCGGGAGCTGATCTGTCATGGAAACCACTGGCGCTGTGACCGTGGGTGCTACCACCCTCGCCGTCACCGCCGCAGCCCTCGGTGTGGCCGGCTTCTTGGCGTTCGGTCCGCGCCACGAGGTGGCTCCGGCCGCTGTCGAACACGCCACCGGCAAACCGGGCTGCGTGATGTTGTGCGACGACGAACCCTCCCTCGTCGCTCCGGATTCCGGCTGCACCATGTTCTGCCACGAGCCGGGCTTGCCTCCGGCCGATGTGCAGGGCTGTCAGCTGCTGTGCGGCCTCGACAACTCGAAGGAGCCCTGGCAATGACCGTCGTCGACATGGTTCCGGTCGCGGCGTCGGCGATAGGGGCGCTGGTGTTCGCGGCACACATCTTGCCGTGGGGCCGCCGCCCCACCACCACGACCGCCGTGAGCCTGGAACGCGAACTGGCCGAGGCACCGGAGATTCTTCGCCCGGCAATCGTGTCGTTCGCCTCCACGGCACACGCACAACTGATGTTTTCCCTGCTCAAGCTCGGCTCGGCCGAGACCGGGTTCCCGCGCGTCGAGTGGTGGGACTACTCCCGCCACGGCCTGACCGTCGACGTGCTGATGCGCGGTGGGCAAACCCTGGCCGACTGGACCAACGACGACACCCGCTCCCGCATCGCTGACCACGTCGGAGTGCAGCAGGTCACCGCGTCCTCGCCTGCTCCGGGCTGGGTGCGGCTGGAACTCCGCGTTCACGACACCCTGGCCGAATCGGTCACCACCGACCCCACCACGGTGGCTGCCGGTGTCGACCTGGAAGCGGTGCCGGTAGGTGTGCGGGAAGACGGGACGCCGTGGCTGCTGCGAATCCTGTACTCGCACATCCTTCTTGCCGGTGCCACCGGCTCGGGTAAGGGCTCGGTGTTGTGGTCGATCCTGGCCGGCCTCGGTCCGGCGATCAAAGCCGGGTTCGTGGATGTGTGGATGGCCGACCCGAAAGGCGGTGTGGAGTTCGGGCGCGGTGAAAACCGGCTGTTCGTCCGCTTCGCTGTCGACGCCTCCACCATCCTCGCCATGCTGCGCGAGGCCGTGACCGAGATGGACGAGCGCCTGGCCCGCATGCGCGCCGCAGGGGTCCGCAAGCTGGTCCCCTCGCCGGATGAACCACTGATCGTGATCGTCATCGATGAGGCCGCGTCGCTGTCCTCGTATGCCGACCGTGACGAGCAAAACGAGTTCCGGCGTCTGACGGGCATGTTGCAGTCCAAGGGCCGTGCCGCGTGGTCTCGGTGATCGCGGCCTTGCAGGACCCGTCCAAGGAGACGATGCCCAACCGGCAACTGTTCCCGGTCCGCATCGGCCTGCGCCTGGACGAACCGACACAGACCGCGATGGTGCACGGGCAAGGAGCGCGGGACCGGGCGCGTTGTGCGACAAGATCCCCGAAACCACGCCCGGTGTCGGCTATGTCGGCGAAGACGGCACCACGGAGTTCGTGCGTGTGCGTGCGTTCTGGATCTCCGACGAGCAAGCCGACGCGATCGTGGACATGTATTCCCCGGCAACCGATTTCGCCCCGGCCGCCGATTACAGCGATTTCGACCCCGACGACCTGGGCGACGACATCCCCGGTGACGGCTACACGGGTCCGGTGGCGGCATGAAACGCGGCATGGTCACCGAAAACCACGTGGTCATCTACTGCGACAGCTGCGGCGACCTCTATACCGACGCAGGTGGGCACGCGGTCTGCTTCACCTCCACCCATCACGCCGCCTACTACCTCGCCGCCGGTCGTAACGGCTGGCTCTACGACGGGGACCGCATCACCTGCGACGGCTGCGCCATCACCGCCGAATGCGACCTGCGCGGCCACCGCTTCCCCTCCACGAACACCCTTCGCCGCTGCGACCGCTGTGGCGCCCCCGATGAACAGGAGAACCCGAAATGAGCAAGCGCACCAGTGAATACGCCGACGTCATCGACCTGCACAGCCGTCGCCGCTGCCAGCTCGAAGCCCGCGGACTCGACCCCATCGGCATCGCGGTGAACATCCTCGCCGAAACCGGAGAGGTATTCGGCCACGGCTACGACCCCGACGGAGGGGACTGGGCCGCATGAACACCAAACATGAAGCACCACAAGTGAATCCGATCGTGCAAGCGGCAGCCGATCAGGTGCGAAAGACCAAACGCCGCAAGGTCAAAGACCTCCCGCGCAGGCAGCGCCCCAGTGAGCTGGGGCTGTTCGACGAATCCGAGGTGAAGCAGTGAGCACCACGACCAAAACCACCACCACGGTCCGGACCCGCCGCGACCCGGTAGAGGACCTCGCGACCCTGTTTCTCGCCCTGATCGGCTGGGCGGTGATCGCGGTGTTCCTAGCGGCCTGGTGCGCTGCTGTTCCCGATGGTGTCGCTGCCGATCGCTGCGGTGGCCGGCCTTTTCTGGTTCTACGGCTGGCTCCCGGCCCTCGGCATGACAATGGCCTCGGTCGCTGCGCTGGCCCTGTGGCGGGTGAAGGCTCCGGAATCGTTTTCCCGCTGGATCACTCGCCGTGCCCGGTCGCGGTTTCTGTCCTGGTTCCGGTATCGGCGGCAGTGGTCAGCACGGCTGGACGATTGCAGCCTGTCGGCCCGTGACGACCTCGGCGCAGCGGTGAAGATTCCGCGGCTGCTGGGCATCGACATCGGGACGGCCATCGACACCGTGCGAGTCGCGATGCTGCCCGGTCAGTGCCCCGACGACTGGGCCAACCGCGCAAGCCATCTGGCGCATGCGTTCGGGGC carries:
- a CDS encoding FtsK/SpoIIIE domain-containing protein, which encodes MTVVDMVPVAASAIGALVFAAHILPWGRRPTTTTAVSLERELAEAPEILRPAIVSFASTAHAQLMFSLLKLGSAETGFPRVEWWDYSRHGLTVDVLMRGGQTLADWTNDDTRSRIADHVGVQQVTASSPAPGWVRLELRVHDTLAESVTTDPTTVAAGVDLEAVPVGVREDGTPWLLRILYSHILLAGATGSGKGSVLWSILAGLGPAIKAGFVDVWMADPKGGVEFGRGENRLFVRFAVDASTILAMLREAVTEMDERLARMRAAGVRKLVPSPDEPLIVIVIDEAASLSSYADRDEQNEFRRLTGMLQSKGRAAWSR